A window from Mogibacterium neglectum encodes these proteins:
- the pgsA gene encoding CDP-diacylglycerol--glycerol-3-phosphate 3-phosphatidyltransferase, which produces MNLPNKLTVGRMIAVPFFVAAFMMQYYMVAFIIFIVASLTDLLDGKIARARGLVTNFGKIMDPLADKILVYSALCLLIGEGTIPAWSLIVILAREFAVSGMRTVAASEGRVVAAGMSGKIKTVLQMVAVPTLILALTFDSVYLLMTIGMTLFWASLVATIYSGCEYIIKNKDVFSM; this is translated from the coding sequence ATGAATTTACCCAATAAACTTACAGTTGGCAGAATGATTGCGGTTCCGTTTTTTGTCGCCGCATTTATGATGCAATATTACATGGTAGCATTTATTATATTTATTGTTGCCTCATTAACTGACCTATTGGACGGGAAAATTGCTAGAGCAAGAGGACTTGTTACTAACTTTGGTAAGATAATGGATCCTTTAGCGGATAAAATATTGGTATATTCGGCGCTCTGCCTTTTAATAGGTGAAGGAACAATTCCGGCATGGTCACTTATTGTTATATTAGCTAGAGAATTTGCAGTAAGTGGGATGAGAACAGTTGCAGCCTCAGAAGGGAGAGTAGTTGCCGCTGGCATGAGCGGTAAGATTAAGACAGTTCTTCAGATGGTCGCAGTCCCTACACTAATTCTTGCACTTACGTTTGATTCAGTATACTTGCTGATGACGATAGGAATGACGCTTTTCTGGGCATCATTGGTAGCGACAATTTATTCGGGGTGCGAGTATATAATCAAAAATAAAGATGTCTTCTCTATGTAA
- a CDS encoding helix-hairpin-helix domain-containing protein has protein sequence MKKTNNILLNRFIDCIKFQFANDRKLKYKVAMIIIILIGAIGIHMKSSNADTIRLDKTEKVKEKEHSQTSDEFYIDISGAVNSPGVYKVKKKTRVFELIEKAGGLKTDANLDAFNQAEFVKDGQKIVIPSNEGGDINREIDDKTNNDGGMININLADKSRLMSLPGVGDAIAQRIIDYRKDHRFSKVEDLKQVKGIGDATFEKLKNMITV, from the coding sequence ATGAAAAAAACAAATAATATTCTGTTAAATCGTTTTATTGATTGTATTAAATTCCAATTTGCAAATGATAGAAAACTTAAATATAAGGTTGCAATGATTATTATTATCCTTATTGGGGCTATAGGGATACATATGAAATCTAGCAATGCCGATACTATTAGGCTTGATAAGACTGAAAAAGTCAAAGAAAAAGAGCATTCACAAACTTCAGATGAGTTTTACATTGATATAAGTGGTGCGGTTAATTCACCAGGAGTCTATAAGGTAAAGAAAAAAACGAGAGTTTTCGAACTTATTGAAAAAGCTGGTGGATTAAAAACTGATGCAAATCTAGATGCCTTTAATCAAGCAGAGTTTGTTAAAGATGGTCAGAAAATAGTTATACCGAGCAATGAAGGTGGAGATATAAATAGGGAAATTGATGATAAAACGAACAATGATGGTGGAATGATTAATATCAATTTAGCAGATAAGTCAAGGCTAATGAGCCTCCCAGGTGTGGGCGATGCAATCGCACAGAGGATTATTGATTATCGAAAGGACCATAGGTTTTCAAAAGTTGAAGATTTGAAGCAGGTAAAGGGTATTGGAGACGCTACATTTGAAAAATTAAAAAATATGATTACTGTTTAA
- the rpmA gene encoding 50S ribosomal protein L27: MSSKKGVGSSKNGRDSESKRLGLKIGAGQYVSAGSILVRQRGTKFHPGNNVGIGGDDTLFAKIDGNVKFERFDKKRKQISVYSEEA; encoded by the coding sequence ATGTCAAGTAAAAAAGGAGTAGGTAGTTCCAAGAACGGTCGTGATTCCGAGTCCAAACGCTTGGGACTTAAGATAGGTGCGGGACAGTATGTAAGTGCTGGTAGCATTCTCGTTAGACAGAGAGGAACAAAGTTCCACCCTGGTAACAATGTTGGTATCGGTGGAGATGACACTCTATTTGCAAAGATTGATGGAAACGTTAAGTTTGAGAGATTTGACAAGAAGAGAAAGCAGATCAGCGTATATAGCGAAGAAGCTTAA
- a CDS encoding competence/damage-inducible protein A — protein MNVSIIAVGTELLFGQTVNTNATYISNQLNLMGFNVMYHHVVGDNPGRLKALIKSTFVESNMIICTGGLGPTQDDLTKEIVAEAIGVDLYFDERCYREVKSYFDDRNRIMAENNRKQAYIPVGAEVFHNEAGTAPAFGIEKNGKCAICLPGPPREMKWLFENCVIDYLKRFSSKQMYYRVIRTIGIGESDLETKLLPVIDNQDDPTIATYAKEGECTLRVASQHESITDAKLAVDNMIREIDKIIGEYIYSYNDEELAEVVVRQLRENNLKLSSAESCTGGKFASCITDVPGASNVFSHGFVTYSEDAKVGVLEVDRQIIEKCSVVSSEVAILMAKGAQKSSDSDIAVSITGYAGPEADAGRENGNAFIGYSCGNKLGNKSGFIEINTKRNDRKWNRNFFKLRMLLVVYKIINGSI, from the coding sequence ATGAACGTTTCGATAATAGCGGTTGGAACCGAATTACTTTTTGGCCAGACTGTAAATACAAATGCAACATATATTTCAAATCAATTAAATTTAATGGGATTTAATGTCATGTATCACCATGTAGTAGGTGATAATCCTGGAAGGTTAAAAGCGTTAATTAAGTCTACCTTTGTTGAAAGCAATATGATTATATGCACAGGTGGACTAGGACCAACTCAGGATGATCTTACCAAGGAAATAGTTGCAGAGGCTATAGGTGTAGATCTGTATTTTGATGAGAGGTGCTATAGGGAAGTAAAGTCATATTTTGATGATAGAAATCGTATTATGGCTGAAAATAATCGCAAGCAAGCATATATTCCCGTAGGCGCGGAAGTATTTCATAATGAAGCTGGAACGGCACCCGCTTTTGGCATTGAAAAGAACGGAAAATGTGCAATTTGTCTACCCGGTCCACCACGTGAGATGAAATGGTTATTTGAAAACTGCGTTATAGACTATTTAAAACGATTTTCAAGTAAGCAAATGTATTATAGGGTAATCAGAACTATTGGGATAGGTGAATCTGACCTTGAAACTAAGCTTCTGCCAGTTATTGATAATCAAGACGATCCTACAATTGCGACATATGCAAAAGAAGGTGAGTGCACTCTACGTGTAGCGTCACAGCATGAGTCGATTACAGATGCTAAATTAGCTGTGGATAATATGATACGTGAAATTGATAAAATAATTGGAGAATATATATATAGTTATAATGATGAGGAACTTGCCGAAGTTGTCGTTAGACAGCTTAGAGAGAATAACCTAAAATTATCATCTGCAGAATCATGCACAGGTGGCAAGTTCGCATCTTGTATAACTGATGTGCCAGGCGCATCTAATGTTTTCTCACACGGATTTGTTACATATAGTGAGGATGCAAAAGTTGGAGTTCTAGAGGTGGACAGACAGATTATTGAAAAATGCTCTGTGGTAAGTTCTGAAGTTGCGATTTTAATGGCAAAAGGAGCACAAAAGTCTTCAGATAGTGATATTGCCGTTTCTATAACAGGATATGCTGGACCAGAAGCTGATGCAGGACGTGAAAATGGGAATGCCTTTATTGGATACTCATGTGGTAATAAGCTTGGTAATAAGAGTGGATTTATCGAGATTAATACCAAGAGAAACGACAGAAAATGGAACCGTAATTTTTTCAAACTCAGGATGCTTTTAGTTGTTTATAAAATCATTAATGGTTCAATTTAA
- the recA gene encoding recombinase RecA, with the protein MAVKSSKDKSIIGNVSDKEKALEHALDEIQKAFGKGAVMKLGDEGLHNNIEGISTGSISLDVATGIGGVPRGRIVEIYGPESSGKTTLTLHCIAEAQKAGGKAAFIDAEHALDPVYAKNLGVDVDDLLVSQPDTGEQALEICDMLARSGAIDLIVIDSVAALVPKAEIQGDMGDSHVGLQARLMSQALRKIAGTVNKTNTCVIFINQLREKIGIMFGNPETTTGGRALKFYASMRLDVRRADSIKRGDETIGNRTKVKIVKNKVAPPFKIAEFDIMYGEGISIAGDVLDTATAMKFIDKAGSWYSYEGERIGQGRENVKEFLISHPEILENLKAKIMDAIHGSDEEEVKVDEDGVVI; encoded by the coding sequence ATGGCAGTTAAGTCAAGTAAAGACAAGAGTATAATCGGTAATGTTAGTGATAAAGAAAAGGCTCTTGAACATGCTTTAGATGAGATTCAGAAGGCATTCGGCAAAGGTGCAGTCATGAAGCTTGGAGATGAAGGGCTTCATAATAACATTGAAGGAATTTCTACTGGGTCTATATCTCTAGATGTTGCTACTGGTATTGGTGGTGTCCCACGTGGACGTATTGTTGAGATTTACGGACCTGAATCTTCAGGAAAGACCACTCTTACATTGCACTGTATCGCAGAAGCACAGAAGGCTGGCGGTAAGGCAGCTTTTATCGATGCTGAACATGCTCTGGATCCTGTTTATGCAAAGAATTTAGGTGTAGATGTAGATGACCTTCTAGTATCGCAGCCTGATACAGGAGAGCAGGCGCTTGAGATTTGCGATATGCTTGCAAGAAGTGGAGCTATTGATCTTATAGTAATTGATTCTGTAGCTGCACTAGTTCCTAAAGCAGAAATTCAAGGCGATATGGGTGACTCGCATGTTGGTCTTCAGGCAAGACTCATGTCACAAGCTCTGAGGAAGATTGCCGGAACCGTCAACAAGACTAATACATGTGTTATTTTTATCAATCAGCTTCGTGAGAAAATTGGGATTATGTTTGGTAATCCAGAGACAACTACAGGAGGAAGAGCATTAAAGTTCTATGCCAGTATGCGACTTGATGTAAGACGTGCTGATTCTATCAAGCGTGGTGATGAGACAATTGGTAATAGAACCAAAGTTAAAATTGTAAAAAATAAAGTAGCGCCCCCATTCAAAATAGCGGAATTCGATATAATGTATGGAGAAGGAATTTCTATTGCAGGAGATGTACTAGATACTGCGACCGCTATGAAATTTATTGATAAAGCCGGTTCATGGTATAGCTATGAAGGTGAAAGAATAGGTCAAGGTCGTGAAAATGTAAAAGAATTCCTCATATCCCATCCGGAAATCCTTGAAAATCTAAAGGCTAAAATTATGGATGCAATTCATGGGAGTGATGAAGAAGAGGTTAAGGTTGATGAAGATGGAGTTGTGATCTAA
- the rimO gene encoding 30S ribosomal protein S12 methylthiotransferase RimO has protein sequence MTNTNKTFYIDTLGCAKNDYDSQVLAAELMNRGCTLSDSPESADILIINTCGFIESAKTESIEHIFSMAAIKGETKKLVVTGCLSERYHEELVKEIPEVDIFAGVNDYDELPDLLLSDDEIMADSVKGKVGRVLPYKERVLPKNSYSGVIKIAEGCNNTCAFCAIPKIRGPYRSKKIEDVVREAEVMAERGIKEITIIAQDTSYYGKDLYGKAMLPKLLEELCRIEGINWIRIMYVYDDGITDDLISTIAANEKICNYLDIPIQHISDNVLSRMRRNSTGDSIKDTFKKLRDNIPEVHIRTTLLVGFPGESEEDFDELIEFVKEAKIDRLGVFAFSDEEGTLSHRLDGKLPEDVKENRRNIIMELQVGISEELNQNKIGKIFEVMVDEVQSESEYIGRTRYDAQEIDNEVNFNGKLAHKPGDIVQVKITEAYEYDLVGEEV, from the coding sequence ATGACAAATACGAATAAGACGTTCTATATTGACACATTGGGGTGTGCAAAGAACGACTACGATTCGCAGGTTTTGGCGGCTGAACTAATGAATAGAGGATGTACGCTTTCAGATTCACCTGAATCGGCGGATATCCTGATTATTAATACTTGTGGTTTTATTGAATCAGCAAAGACTGAGTCAATTGAACATATATTCAGCATGGCTGCTATTAAAGGGGAGACAAAGAAGCTTGTGGTCACTGGCTGTCTTTCAGAGCGCTACCATGAAGAGCTTGTAAAAGAGATTCCTGAAGTTGATATTTTCGCAGGTGTTAATGACTATGATGAACTTCCTGATCTACTGCTATCAGATGACGAAATTATGGCAGATAGTGTTAAGGGAAAAGTTGGTAGAGTTCTTCCGTACAAGGAGAGGGTTCTTCCAAAGAATTCGTATTCTGGTGTTATAAAAATTGCCGAAGGCTGCAATAATACATGTGCGTTTTGCGCTATACCTAAAATTCGCGGACCATATCGAAGTAAAAAAATTGAGGATGTCGTTAGAGAAGCGGAAGTTATGGCTGAGAGAGGCATTAAAGAGATAACCATTATTGCGCAGGATACCTCTTATTACGGTAAAGATCTCTATGGGAAAGCTATGCTGCCAAAACTTTTAGAGGAACTATGCCGTATAGAGGGTATCAATTGGATTAGAATCATGTATGTTTACGATGACGGGATTACGGATGACCTCATCAGTACAATTGCTGCAAATGAAAAAATTTGCAACTATCTCGATATTCCAATCCAGCATATTTCAGACAATGTGCTGAGTAGAATGAGGAGAAACTCAACAGGGGACTCCATTAAGGATACATTCAAAAAATTGCGTGATAATATTCCTGAAGTGCACATTAGAACTACTTTGCTTGTCGGATTTCCGGGAGAGAGTGAAGAAGATTTTGATGAACTTATAGAATTTGTCAAAGAGGCTAAGATCGATAGATTAGGTGTATTTGCTTTTTCAGATGAAGAGGGTACCTTATCACACAGACTAGATGGAAAGTTACCAGAAGACGTAAAAGAAAATCGCAGAAATATCATAATGGAGCTACAGGTTGGGATAAGTGAGGAGCTTAATCAAAATAAAATAGGAAAGATTTTTGAGGTTATGGTTGACGAAGTTCAGTCCGAGAGTGAATACATAGGTAGAACAAGGTATGACGCACAAGAGATAGACAATGAGGTTAACTTTAATGGTAAGCTCGCGCATAAGCCAGGGGATATTGTACAGGTTAAGATTACAGAAGCCTACGAGTATGATCTCGTAGGTGAGGAGGTTTAG
- a CDS encoding FtsK/SpoIIIE family DNA translocase — MAEDKKKRGPGRPPGSKNKSKRATSTSNNKRSSSNAENAEQKQIREMQEKRNSHRKLIDEIWGIAIFAIGVFLIFTMKSDSTGSFGHGIHNILRGLFGGMSYVLPYFLILVAICLFLQKLQHLNARTASLTTLIYFMMCALNGYRFVDSNNIKFGFGDILIFYRNGVKGHNAGAVGMELANVLVKLIGKPGLIILGLALIFISVLLVANTPISKQIHAFREAREEKQLIREFERSGGTIGPSSSFGENKTSDVDGTSARTDRNDHMQFGIGEQASVQTTPLTSSSTTDYNISGNLSQGSYCELEEEPTSGLFGRMLAKHLNSRKQRAQEEGTGVSGAKSKKRATNIGAYKIDEAGEKKTAEGFPDEETRRELANMLDNGSDFGGDESGVYDGYRGKTASVIGFGTGEKFSSLEQVGYGLDGAVESTTSGSTGLCGYDGMDEDRSNSSKSGLGLDGFNAGKKSRNKTATYRGPGTPEFDEMKAQEAALKNDVCVGAAIGAATVADNLVSKNSADDTVYNQKEDTRPTKADHDEIAKQVEEGQAKKESNYVFPSLDLLNRPKPNTNMMSGNQLEERARLLEQTLNDFNVEAKVLNVTQGASVTRYEVQPATGVKVSKITGLADDIALNMRAKSIRIEAPIPGKAAVGIEVENEKAAPVLIRELIESNEFKHAKSKISFVVGKDVSGRNIIADLHSMPHMLIAGATGSGKSVCINTIITSFLYKASPDEVKLVLIDPKVVELGNYNGIPHMLIPVVTDPKKAAAALNWAVNEMQQRYNKFAELGAKDLASYNHSVSSSGDEDKVMPQIVIVIDELADLMMAASSQVEEAICRLAQKARAAGMHLIVATQRPSVDVVTGLIKANIPSRIAFSVSSQFDSRTIIDTAGAEKLLGKGDMLFSPVEANKPIRIQGPYISESESASVINFVKSQSETEYREDVIQSIEVADKPIAQDSAADELTEDAIEFILKQKQASVSMLQRRFRIGYNRAARIIDEIEDMGIIGPSDGSRPRQVLMTEEEYYGPTDQTTFESGTPNDDIEHKNDEVVNITEIFNDKYE, encoded by the coding sequence ATGGCAGAGGATAAGAAAAAACGCGGTCCAGGTAGGCCTCCTGGCAGTAAGAATAAATCAAAGAGAGCTACATCTACTTCGAATAACAAGAGAAGCAGCAGTAATGCAGAGAATGCTGAACAGAAGCAGATTCGGGAGATGCAAGAAAAAAGAAATTCACATAGAAAGCTTATTGATGAGATATGGGGAATTGCCATATTTGCAATAGGTGTTTTTTTGATATTTACGATGAAGAGTGATAGTACTGGAAGCTTTGGACATGGAATACATAACATTTTGAGAGGTTTGTTCGGTGGTATGTCCTATGTGCTCCCATACTTTTTGATTTTAGTTGCAATTTGCTTATTCCTTCAGAAACTGCAACATCTAAATGCCAGAACTGCCTCGTTAACTACGCTCATATATTTTATGATGTGTGCACTTAATGGATACAGATTTGTAGATTCGAATAATATCAAATTCGGATTTGGTGATATTTTGATTTTTTATCGAAATGGCGTAAAAGGGCATAACGCTGGTGCTGTCGGAATGGAATTGGCGAATGTCCTTGTTAAGCTTATCGGAAAACCAGGACTGATTATTCTCGGTTTAGCTTTGATTTTTATATCTGTACTTTTAGTTGCTAATACGCCTATTTCTAAACAAATACATGCATTTAGAGAAGCTCGTGAAGAGAAACAATTGATAAGGGAGTTTGAACGTTCAGGTGGAACAATTGGACCATCCTCTAGCTTTGGTGAAAATAAAACAAGTGATGTAGATGGAACTTCAGCTAGAACCGATAGGAACGACCATATGCAATTTGGAATAGGTGAACAAGCAAGTGTTCAAACTACTCCTTTAACCTCTTCATCTACAACTGATTATAACATCTCTGGAAATTTGAGTCAGGGCTCGTATTGTGAACTAGAAGAAGAACCAACGTCAGGATTATTTGGTAGAATGCTTGCTAAGCACCTGAACTCTAGAAAACAAAGAGCTCAAGAAGAAGGTACGGGAGTTTCTGGTGCCAAATCTAAAAAAAGGGCAACAAACATAGGAGCTTATAAAATTGACGAGGCAGGTGAAAAGAAAACAGCTGAAGGATTTCCTGATGAAGAAACTAGGAGAGAACTAGCTAATATGCTCGATAATGGATCAGACTTTGGTGGAGATGAAAGCGGGGTCTATGATGGGTATAGAGGTAAAACAGCAAGTGTCATTGGGTTTGGTACGGGAGAAAAATTTTCATCTCTAGAGCAAGTCGGGTATGGGCTTGATGGTGCGGTAGAATCGACAACTTCAGGATCTACAGGTCTTTGTGGATATGATGGGATGGATGAAGATAGGAGCAATTCTTCTAAGTCAGGTTTAGGATTAGATGGGTTTAATGCAGGAAAAAAATCACGAAACAAAACTGCAACTTACCGCGGCCCAGGAACTCCTGAGTTTGATGAAATGAAAGCCCAGGAAGCCGCTTTAAAAAATGATGTTTGTGTAGGGGCAGCAATAGGTGCGGCAACTGTCGCAGATAATCTTGTGTCAAAAAATTCTGCGGATGATACCGTGTACAATCAAAAAGAAGATACTAGACCAACTAAGGCTGATCATGATGAAATAGCAAAGCAGGTAGAAGAAGGCCAGGCAAAGAAGGAAAGTAATTATGTGTTTCCTTCATTAGATTTATTAAATAGACCTAAGCCCAACACTAACATGATGAGTGGAAATCAACTTGAAGAACGCGCTCGTTTATTGGAGCAGACCCTAAATGATTTTAATGTAGAAGCAAAAGTTCTCAATGTCACACAAGGAGCATCTGTTACAAGGTATGAGGTTCAACCAGCTACAGGCGTTAAGGTTAGCAAGATAACAGGTCTTGCAGATGATATAGCGCTGAATATGCGGGCTAAGAGCATTCGAATAGAGGCACCAATCCCCGGTAAGGCTGCTGTTGGAATAGAAGTCGAGAATGAAAAGGCTGCGCCAGTACTTATCAGAGAGCTTATTGAATCTAATGAGTTTAAGCATGCAAAGTCAAAGATTAGCTTCGTGGTTGGAAAAGATGTTTCGGGAAGGAATATCATTGCCGATCTTCATAGTATGCCTCACATGCTCATTGCTGGTGCAACTGGTTCTGGTAAGAGTGTGTGTATAAACACCATAATTACAAGTTTCCTTTACAAAGCTTCACCCGATGAAGTTAAACTAGTTCTTATCGACCCTAAGGTAGTTGAACTAGGTAACTATAATGGTATACCACATATGCTAATACCAGTTGTTACTGATCCAAAAAAAGCAGCTGCGGCGCTTAACTGGGCAGTAAACGAGATGCAGCAGCGTTATAATAAATTTGCCGAGCTTGGGGCTAAGGATTTAGCATCATATAATCATTCTGTTTCTAGTTCTGGAGATGAAGATAAAGTTATGCCACAGATTGTTATTGTTATAGATGAGCTTGCCGATTTAATGATGGCAGCGTCATCTCAGGTTGAAGAAGCTATATGTAGACTTGCGCAGAAAGCTAGAGCGGCTGGTATGCATCTCATTGTAGCTACTCAGAGACCATCTGTTGATGTTGTGACTGGTCTAATCAAGGCAAATATTCCTTCAAGAATTGCATTTAGCGTATCATCGCAGTTTGACTCGCGTACAATTATAGATACTGCAGGTGCTGAAAAACTTCTCGGTAAGGGTGACATGCTCTTTTCACCAGTTGAGGCTAATAAGCCTATCAGGATTCAGGGACCTTATATATCAGAGTCAGAGAGTGCTTCTGTAATTAACTTTGTAAAATCGCAGAGTGAGACAGAGTACCGAGAAGATGTGATTCAAAGCATCGAAGTAGCAGACAAGCCAATTGCACAGGATTCGGCAGCAGATGAACTAACTGAAGATGCGATAGAGTTTATTTTAAAGCAAAAGCAAGCATCGGTTTCCATGCTACAGAGAAGATTTAGAATTGGTTATAATCGTGCAGCTCGTATAATCGATGAGATAGAAGATATGGGCATAATTGGTCCGTCTGATGGTTCAAGACCTAGACAAGTCCTAATGACAGAGGAGGAGTATTATGGGCCAACTGACCAGACGACTTTTGAAAGTGGAACCCCAAATGACGATATAGAGCATAAGAACGATGAAGTGGTAAATATAACGGAGATTTTTAATGACAAATACGAATAA
- the obgE gene encoding GTPase ObgE, whose product MFVDRAEIIITSGKGGDGAVTFRREPYVPEGGPDGGDGGDGGSIVFIADNNLRTLMDFKYKRKYEAENGQNGMRRKKYGKRGEDLEIRVPVGTMIIDKESGLLMKDMAHSGDKLVAAKGGKGGKGNVHFKNSIRQAPNFAEAGGLPKVRTVILELKLIADVGLVGFPNVGKSTLLSVSTCAKPKVANYHFTTIDPNLGVVDLYDKSFVMADIAGIIEGAHEGMGLGIKFLKHIERTKVLIHVVDVSGSEGRDPIDDYNKIIDELRKYDEKLLKKPMIVAANKIDAACDEEKLAEFIEFIESEGKKVFKISAATKQGVQELLNVTINELDNYVEKEDDKNIEYFDFEKDELDEDFKKLKAYRAFDGAFVLEGKQLSKIFRSTNFTDTGSMRYLYKFIVDRGGIKMLKKIGLKEGDTVRIEDYEFEYYDD is encoded by the coding sequence ATGTTTGTAGATAGAGCTGAAATAATCATTACATCTGGAAAAGGCGGAGATGGAGCCGTAACATTTAGAAGAGAGCCTTACGTTCCAGAAGGTGGTCCAGATGGTGGTGACGGTGGTGATGGAGGTAGTATCGTATTTATTGCCGACAATAACCTTCGCACACTTATGGATTTTAAGTATAAGCGTAAATATGAAGCTGAAAACGGTCAGAATGGTATGCGACGTAAGAAATACGGTAAGCGTGGAGAGGATTTAGAGATAAGGGTTCCTGTAGGGACGATGATTATTGATAAAGAATCAGGACTTCTGATGAAGGATATGGCGCATAGCGGTGATAAACTTGTAGCAGCAAAAGGTGGAAAAGGTGGAAAAGGCAATGTTCATTTCAAGAACTCCATTAGGCAAGCGCCTAATTTTGCTGAGGCTGGAGGTTTGCCTAAAGTTAGAACCGTAATTCTAGAACTTAAACTAATAGCTGATGTTGGACTCGTTGGTTTTCCTAATGTTGGAAAATCAACGCTGCTTTCTGTTTCTACATGTGCTAAACCTAAGGTTGCTAATTATCACTTCACGACTATAGATCCAAATCTTGGTGTAGTTGACCTATATGACAAAAGCTTTGTAATGGCAGATATTGCTGGTATTATAGAAGGGGCACATGAAGGAATGGGTCTCGGGATTAAATTCCTTAAGCATATTGAGCGTACAAAAGTTCTTATTCATGTAGTGGATGTTTCTGGTAGTGAAGGAAGAGACCCGATAGATGATTATAATAAGATAATTGATGAGCTTAGAAAGTACGATGAGAAGCTACTTAAAAAACCAATGATTGTAGCTGCAAATAAGATAGATGCTGCTTGTGATGAGGAAAAGCTCGCAGAGTTTATTGAATTTATTGAGAGCGAAGGCAAAAAGGTATTTAAGATATCCGCTGCGACCAAACAGGGCGTACAAGAACTTCTCAATGTTACAATTAATGAGCTAGATAACTATGTAGAAAAAGAAGATGATAAAAATATTGAATACTTTGACTTCGAGAAAGATGAACTCGATGAAGACTTTAAGAAACTTAAGGCCTATAGAGCCTTTGATGGCGCTTTTGTGCTAGAAGGTAAGCAGCTTTCTAAGATTTTTAGGTCTACCAATTTTACAGATACTGGTTCCATGCGATATCTGTATAAATTTATTGTGGATAGGGGCGGAATTAAGATGCTTAAGAAGATAGGTTTAAAAGAAGGGGATACAGTTAGAATCGAAGACTATGAGTTTGAATACTATGATGACTAG
- a CDS encoding sporulation initiation factor Spo0A C-terminal domain-containing protein encodes MKEGMIIMNDKHSPMKNFYSIKNNESILYSAEDALSIVFATCLNHDCEVSRCTSYNYFRDIKLRILYAEIKKVIKYMDEGDHDLSQLIDDHVLRSAFAGSVFMKDGMGASYLIEAVIICKQLLMRQSIIVAGEIYRQVAERFHVSPEAVEKAIRCFTKELWMICKNKTGCTAVYNFVFPSLNSSPTNKETIVFMAIKMLEIQKLLESTTI; translated from the coding sequence ATGAAAGAAGGAATGATTATTATGAATGACAAGCATAGTCCGATGAAAAATTTTTATTCTATTAAAAATAATGAGTCTATTTTATATAGCGCAGAAGATGCGTTATCAATAGTGTTTGCCACTTGTTTGAATCATGATTGTGAAGTTAGCAGATGCACATCTTATAATTATTTCAGAGATATCAAATTAAGAATTCTATATGCTGAAATTAAAAAGGTAATAAAATATATGGATGAAGGAGATCACGATCTAAGTCAATTAATAGATGATCATGTATTGAGAAGTGCATTTGCCGGTTCTGTTTTTATGAAGGATGGAATGGGAGCAAGCTATTTAATAGAAGCAGTCATAATATGCAAACAGCTGCTTATGCGTCAAAGCATTATTGTTGCCGGAGAAATATATCGACAAGTTGCAGAGAGATTTCATGTATCTCCTGAGGCAGTAGAAAAAGCTATTAGGTGCTTTACAAAAGAATTGTGGATGATTTGTAAAAACAAAACTGGTTGTACAGCTGTCTATAATTTTGTGTTTCCAAGTTTAAATTCGTCGCCTACAAATAAAGAAACCATAGTTTTCATGGCTATTAAAATGCTCGAAATACAGAAACTATTAGAGTCTACAACTATATAA